Genomic window (Bacillus sp. (in: firmicutes)):
AAGAATTGGTTTCTGACTTTGACGCTGTCGTGATTGAGGACTTGAACATGAAAGGAATGTCTCAAGCCTTTCACTTTGGAAAAAGCGTTCACGACAATAGTTGGGGCATGTTCACGCTCTTTTTAGCATACAAGCTGAAAGAACAAGGAAAACAACTTGTGAAAATTGATAAGTGGTTCCCTTCCACTAAGAAATGTTCTTGTTGTGGTGCAGAAAAACCTATAAAACTATCTGAACGTACCTACCATTGTTCATGCGGTTATTCAGCAGATCGTGACTATAATTCCGCAATCAATATCAAAAATGAAGGCATTCGCCTATTGGCTTTAGCATAGAAACAAAAACTCTTGGAACAAGAGGGTTCGCTCGGTCAATTTTCGTTAGCTAGTAAAAGTAACGATAAGTCGAGAAGCCCCCACTTCAATTAGACCGTAAGGTCAATAAGTGGTGGGAGTAGTTCACTACATATTGAGGAAATTCATAGCCTTAAGCCAGGCCCAATGGCGGGTAAGAAAATTAGCTAATGTGAAAAAAATCACCTTTTGAAAAAACTTCGAAAAGGTGATTTTTTTAATCTAGTTTTGAAATAATCCAGCTTCAATGGCAGCATCAAAGCTATTTCTAGCAAATTCAAACGGATCGCCGATATTTTCCCAATGTATATACATTAATCGTGGGTCATCAAAAAGCCAGTGGTTGTGAACTGCTGTTACGATAATTCCTCTCTTACGTAGGGCAGATAGGAATGGATTTATTTCTTTTTGTAGTATAACAGTTTCTCCAAGATTTAAAGTTTTCCCGTTCCTATTGTTTTCAAAGGAAAGGGCAAATGGAAGTGCTAGTGCGGAACGCGTTCTACGGCCTAAAATAGTAGCGTTAATATTCCGATTACGTTGAACTACACAGGCAGGGCTTGATGTAATTACTTCGCCACCGATAATATTTGCAAGCTTTTGGCATGTGGATGTCCCCATATTTCCGCCATCATGATATTTGGAGTCACTATAGAAACTTTGATTACCAAAGTTATCATATTCTCTCCTTTCCAACTTAAATCACCTCCTCAACCTTGTATTCAATTACCAGTTTATTCCGCAAAATAAAACTTGAATGGTTATTTGTCCATCATTAACAGCCTTTTTATAGTAGTCTCCATTTATTTTTTTACAGCAAAAATCTATAATGATTTCAAATAGGGTGGTAAGAATAGGAATTAACTTTTAAGGGAGAGACTAGAATGGAAAAATATATTTTATCATTAGACCAAGGAACGACAAGCTCACGCGCCATTCTTTTTGATAAAAGTGGGGGAATTGTTCACGTTGCTCAAAAAGAATTTACGCAGTATTTTCCAAAGGCCGGTTGGGTGGAACATAATGCAAATGAAATTTGGGGATCGATTCTTTCTGTCATTGCAGCGGTCTTATCTGAATCTGGCGTAAAA
Coding sequences:
- a CDS encoding transposase yields the protein ELVSDFDAVVIEDLNMKGMSQAFHFGKSVHDNSWGMFTLFLAYKLKEQGKQLVKIDKWFPSTKKCSCCGAEKPIKLSERTYHCSCGYSADRDYNSAINIKNEGIRLLALA
- a CDS encoding DUF1259 domain-containing protein, which translates into the protein MGTSTCQKLANIIGGEVITSSPACVVQRNRNINATILGRRTRSALALPFALSFENNRNGKTLNLGETVILQKEINPFLSALRKRGIIVTAVHNHWLFDDPRLMYIHWENIGDPFEFARNSFDAAIEAGLFQN